In one Dehalogenimonas formicexedens genomic region, the following are encoded:
- a CDS encoding cupin domain-containing protein yields MAEKESLVGRSLELAKLIGYQDGAVVSRTVAERPAGTITVFAFDAGHGLSEHSASFDAFVYAIDGEAEISISGQKNRVIEGQMIIMPANEPHSVRAVTPFKMLLVMIRA; encoded by the coding sequence ATGGCGGAAAAGGAATCGTTGGTCGGGCGGTCCCTGGAGTTGGCAAAACTGATCGGCTATCAGGACGGAGCGGTCGTCAGCCGGACCGTGGCAGAAAGACCGGCCGGGACTATCACTGTTTTCGCCTTTGATGCCGGGCATGGCCTATCGGAGCATTCGGCGTCGTTTGATGCCTTTGTCTATGCCATCGACGGTGAAGCCGAGATAAGCATTTCGGGACAGAAGAACCGGGTGATCGAAGGTCAGATGATCATCATGCCGGCGAACGAGCCACACTCCGTTCGAGCGGTGACCCCGTTCAAGATGCTCCTGGTGATGATTCGGGCGTGA